Proteins from a single region of Phycisphaeraceae bacterium D3-23:
- a CDS encoding LysM peptidoglycan-binding domain-containing protein: MNASYKIALVVAVGLLILVAGYYATRTSGTPQPVSDVSNATDASEVADANRDSTSADGRTTAPPQRPTGDRSAPDAAPPTTARDTGPAERPGRNPRTATALPNPPEIDPADAETDTPTVVDLGPEPAGLPRSLAEARNLGNTEASAPPPTRPAEAPEEAPVEEIVADAGPSETPDGTPIEGEQAPVAQPDTTTVEATPETQPQPEPAERPTFPARPAERAADTSGIPATYTITAGDMLVTIAERFYGTQTAWEAIAQANPTIDPTRLSIGDVLRMPRPDVVERPRTEPPAPTPGRRDAYTVQPGDNLYRIAQRFYNDAEKWDVIYNHNRDTIGDDPAKLREGMTLVIPPAVGGAE; the protein is encoded by the coding sequence ATGAATGCTTCATACAAAATCGCTCTGGTGGTGGCCGTCGGGCTGCTGATCCTCGTCGCCGGCTACTACGCGACCCGCACATCCGGCACACCCCAGCCCGTCAGCGATGTCTCCAACGCGACCGACGCGAGCGAGGTCGCCGACGCGAACAGAGATAGCACATCGGCAGACGGACGCACGACGGCCCCGCCGCAACGCCCGACAGGCGACCGCAGCGCGCCCGATGCGGCCCCACCGACAACAGCGCGCGATACCGGACCCGCCGAACGCCCCGGCCGCAACCCGCGAACCGCGACGGCACTCCCCAACCCGCCCGAGATCGATCCGGCCGACGCCGAAACCGATACGCCGACCGTTGTTGACCTCGGCCCTGAGCCGGCCGGGCTCCCTCGCTCGCTCGCCGAGGCACGCAACCTCGGGAACACCGAGGCCAGTGCCCCGCCGCCGACACGCCCCGCAGAAGCGCCCGAAGAAGCGCCCGTAGAAGAAATCGTTGCGGATGCCGGGCCAAGCGAGACACCCGACGGCACGCCGATTGAAGGTGAGCAGGCACCCGTTGCGCAGCCTGACACGACGACCGTGGAAGCGACGCCCGAAACGCAGCCCCAGCCCGAGCCCGCCGAGCGTCCCACGTTCCCCGCCCGACCCGCCGAGCGTGCCGCCGACACCAGCGGCATCCCCGCGACCTACACCATCACCGCGGGCGACATGCTCGTCACGATCGCCGAACGGTTCTACGGCACGCAGACCGCCTGGGAAGCCATCGCGCAGGCCAACCCCACCATCGACCCGACACGCCTCAGCATCGGCGACGTCCTCCGCATGCCCCGGCCCGACGTCGTCGAGCGCCCACGCACCGAGCCGCCCGCGCCCACGCCCGGCCGACGCGACGCCTACACCGTCCAACCCGGCGACAACCTCTATCGCATCGCCCAACGCTTCTACAACGACGCCGAGAAGTGGGACGTCATCTACAACCACAACCGCGACACCATCGGCGACGACCCCGCCAAGCTCCGCGAAGGCATGACCCTCGTCATCCCCCCCGCCGTCGGCGGCGCGGAGTAA
- a CDS encoding STAS domain-containing protein, whose protein sequence is MTNQESRLALDVEGEVTRVGFLDRNILEEASIQKIGSEIGDMIDASANPKLVLDFDNVEHLSSAALGTLITINNKVKAKGGQLRLANIDKQIYEVFVITKLNKLFQIHDDVASAMASFK, encoded by the coding sequence ATGACAAATCAGGAGTCGCGGCTAGCATTGGATGTCGAAGGTGAAGTGACCCGGGTCGGGTTCCTCGACCGCAACATCCTCGAAGAAGCCAGCATCCAGAAGATCGGCAGCGAGATCGGCGACATGATCGACGCCTCGGCCAACCCGAAGCTCGTGCTCGACTTCGACAACGTCGAGCATCTGTCCTCGGCCGCGCTGGGCACGCTCATCACGATCAACAACAAGGTGAAGGCCAAGGGTGGCCAACTCCGCCTGGCCAACATCGACAAGCAGATCTACGAGGTCTTTGTGATCACGAAGCTCAACAAGCTGTTCCAGATCCACGACGACGTCGCCAGCGCGATGGCGAGCTTCAAGTAA
- a CDS encoding ATP-binding protein, with product MRHAAGGRREVMGESTTKSWVIPSTLTHAVDVLKHIVSAVEDAGYRREAVFAIRLALDEALANAVKHGNDGDESKTVTVEMDVNAERAIISVEDQGEGFIPCDLPDPTADENLSRPCGRGVMLMNAYMTHVTFSESGNRVTLTKTYDCKLPHG from the coding sequence GTGCGCCACGCCGCCGGAGGCCGACGCGAAGTGATGGGTGAATCGACCACGAAATCCTGGGTCATCCCCAGCACGCTGACCCATGCGGTCGACGTGCTCAAGCACATCGTCTCCGCGGTCGAGGACGCGGGCTACCGCCGCGAGGCCGTCTTCGCCATCCGGCTCGCCCTCGACGAAGCCCTCGCCAACGCGGTGAAGCACGGCAATGACGGCGATGAATCTAAGACCGTTACCGTCGAGATGGACGTCAACGCCGAGCGTGCGATCATCTCCGTCGAAGACCAGGGCGAGGGCTTTATCCCGTGCGACCTGCCCGACCCGACGGCCGACGAAAACCTCAGCCGACCCTGCGGACGGGGCGTGATGCTGATGAACGCCTACATGACGCACGTCACATTCAGTGAGTCGGGAAACCGCGTCACCTTGACCAAGACCTACGACTGCAAGCTGCCCCACGGCTAG
- the ybeY gene encoding rRNA maturation RNase YbeY: MTLADTSEPAPPSPDEPPSTPGAPPPAPLTIDLSLQTDDAEPPLAGWLEGMLSRAAEHAGVTCGRLSLVVVDDEEMAQLHEQWKNVPGTTDVLTFDLAEPDAPDDWVEGDIVLCIDEARRVALDRGHALRHEALLYAIHGMLHLLGEDDQDPAGYEQMHHREDDILTRLGVGKVFDTDANDA; this comes from the coding sequence GTGACCCTCGCCGACACCTCCGAACCCGCGCCGCCGTCGCCTGACGAACCCCCGTCTACACCGGGCGCGCCGCCGCCCGCCCCCCTGACGATCGACCTGTCGCTACAGACCGACGACGCCGAACCGCCGCTCGCGGGCTGGCTCGAAGGGATGTTGTCGCGCGCAGCCGAGCACGCGGGTGTGACCTGCGGTCGGCTGTCGCTCGTGGTCGTGGACGATGAGGAAATGGCCCAGCTTCACGAGCAGTGGAAAAATGTGCCCGGCACGACGGACGTCCTGACGTTCGACCTCGCCGAGCCCGACGCCCCGGACGATTGGGTCGAAGGCGACATTGTGCTGTGCATCGACGAGGCCCGCCGCGTTGCTTTGGATCGCGGCCACGCGCTGCGCCATGAGGCGCTGCTCTACGCCATTCACGGCATGCTGCACCTGTTGGGCGAGGACGACCAGGACCCCGCCGGCTACGAGCAGATGCACCACCGAGAAGACGACATCCTGACTCGGCTGGGCGTGGGCAAGGTGTTCGACACCGACGCGAATGACGCCTGA
- a CDS encoding hemolysin family protein, translated as MNPAIWITLVACVLGCYFAASHTALKTYSRKRLNDLLDPRGLAGRAERVANRLDQLLLMTGMLRVSLGVVMAMSVLFVVESERWIESVVGMYLVAGAIASVLLSIFLVAIPVSWARYRRERLLAWSAPILHVMLLVCAPFAVALHIFDPIIRRISGADLRTDDDSDISDEVLSTIEDHEDAGDIDETQKEMLEGVFELHDTNADEIMTPRTDVHGLDVEATMLDVKKAVLDFGHSRIPVYEESLDNIIGVLYIRDLVRFVGTDDDFHLRQIIREPFLVPESKPVKALLAEFKQRKVHMAIVLDEYGGTAGLVTIEDILEEIVGEIQDEYDHEEEEPGIREPAEGVFEADGRVEIDDLEDKLGIDFPEDRDYDTVGGFVFAELGHIPEQGESFAYAEYRVTVVEAERTRVVSVRIELSDERAETTPSGAHGQ; from the coding sequence TTGAATCCGGCCATCTGGATCACCCTTGTCGCCTGTGTGCTCGGTTGCTACTTCGCAGCCAGCCATACTGCGCTCAAGACCTACTCGCGCAAACGGCTCAACGACCTGCTCGACCCGCGCGGCCTCGCGGGCCGGGCCGAGCGCGTTGCTAACCGGCTCGACCAGCTCCTGCTGATGACCGGCATGCTGCGGGTCTCGCTCGGCGTGGTGATGGCGATGTCCGTGCTTTTCGTCGTCGAGAGCGAGCGATGGATCGAAAGCGTGGTCGGCATGTACCTCGTCGCCGGTGCGATTGCTTCCGTACTCTTGAGCATCTTCCTCGTCGCGATCCCCGTGAGTTGGGCGCGCTACCGGCGCGAACGCCTGCTCGCCTGGTCCGCGCCGATCCTGCACGTGATGCTTCTGGTCTGCGCGCCGTTCGCCGTCGCGCTGCACATCTTCGACCCAATCATACGCCGCATCTCCGGGGCCGACCTGCGCACCGATGACGACAGCGATATCTCCGACGAGGTGCTCTCAACGATCGAAGACCACGAAGACGCTGGCGATATCGATGAGACCCAGAAAGAAATGCTCGAGGGCGTCTTCGAGCTCCATGACACCAACGCCGACGAGATCATGACCCCACGGACGGATGTGCACGGGCTCGATGTCGAAGCGACCATGCTCGATGTCAAGAAGGCCGTGCTCGACTTCGGCCACTCGCGCATCCCGGTGTACGAAGAGTCACTCGATAACATCATCGGCGTGCTCTACATCCGCGACCTCGTGCGGTTTGTCGGCACCGACGACGACTTCCACCTCCGGCAGATCATCCGCGAGCCGTTCCTCGTGCCCGAGTCCAAGCCGGTGAAGGCCCTGCTCGCCGAGTTCAAGCAGCGCAAGGTCCACATGGCGATCGTGCTCGACGAGTACGGCGGCACCGCCGGGCTTGTCACGATCGAAGATATCCTCGAAGAGATCGTCGGCGAGATCCAGGACGAGTACGACCACGAAGAGGAGGAGCCGGGCATCCGGGAGCCGGCAGAAGGTGTTTTCGAGGCTGACGGGCGCGTCGAGATCGACGACCTCGAAGACAAGCTCGGTATCGACTTCCCCGAGGACCGCGACTACGACACCGTCGGCGGGTTTGTCTTTGCCGAACTGGGCCACATCCCCGAGCAGGGCGAGTCGTTCGCGTACGCCGAGTACCGCGTGACCGTGGTTGAGGCAGAGCGGACCCGCGTCGTGTCGGTACGCATCGAGCTTTCGGACGAACGCGCCGAGACGACGCCCAGCGGCGCGCACGGGCAATGA
- the cysS gene encoding cysteine--tRNA ligase encodes MTAHDFPDIRFYNALTKRVEPFAPVAPPQVYMYNCGPTVYDYAHIGNFKAFLFADVLRRFLELVGYDVKQVMNLTDVGHMTEDDIADGGGQDKMDAASERLAAAKKSGKLPQGVDIDPTDPYQIAQFYIDAFITDAKLLGVKVAEDYPGKMPRATAHVQGMQAMTQTLIDKGHAYVASDGVVYFSVETFREYGKLSGNTLDNLRGGAGGRVSDANQSAKRHPGDFLLWKPDDSHLMKWDSPWGAGYPGWHLECSVMARELLGRDVIDIHTGGEDNIFPHHECEIAQSRCAHGTDSFAQFWMHARHLMVEGEKMSKSKGNFYTVRQVLDGAVTGNTVDPAVLRLELIKAQYRSNLNFTRKGLEDSASAVRKLRTYVDGLGDIKPADVGMEHPFVVRFVEALADDLNTAGALGEVFGYLNEPDTDPAVALGVLKQFDVVLGVLSPTAAGSTSDDSAVDQQVAALDAARAAKDFAASDAIRAELEAAGYDVKTTKDGTVATKRLA; translated from the coding sequence ATGACCGCCCACGACTTCCCCGACATCCGCTTCTACAACGCCCTGACCAAGCGCGTCGAGCCCTTCGCACCCGTCGCGCCACCGCAGGTGTACATGTACAACTGCGGCCCGACCGTCTACGACTACGCCCACATCGGCAACTTCAAGGCCTTCCTCTTCGCCGACGTCCTGCGCCGCTTCCTCGAACTCGTCGGCTACGACGTCAAGCAGGTCATGAACCTCACCGACGTCGGCCATATGACCGAGGACGACATCGCCGACGGCGGGGGCCAGGACAAGATGGATGCCGCGAGCGAGCGCCTCGCCGCCGCGAAGAAGTCCGGCAAGCTGCCGCAAGGCGTCGATATCGACCCGACCGACCCATACCAGATCGCGCAGTTCTATATCGACGCCTTCATCACCGACGCGAAGCTGCTGGGCGTGAAGGTCGCCGAGGACTACCCGGGCAAGATGCCCCGCGCGACCGCGCATGTCCAGGGTATGCAGGCGATGACGCAGACGCTCATCGACAAGGGGCATGCCTATGTCGCGTCCGACGGCGTCGTGTATTTCTCGGTCGAGACCTTCCGCGAATACGGCAAACTCTCGGGCAACACGCTCGACAACCTGCGCGGCGGCGCGGGCGGCCGGGTCAGCGACGCCAACCAGTCCGCCAAACGCCACCCCGGCGACTTCCTCCTGTGGAAACCCGATGATTCGCACCTGATGAAGTGGGACAGCCCGTGGGGCGCGGGCTACCCCGGCTGGCACCTCGAGTGCTCGGTGATGGCCCGCGAGCTGCTCGGCCGCGACGTGATCGACATCCACACCGGCGGCGAAGACAACATCTTCCCCCACCACGAATGCGAAATCGCGCAGTCACGCTGCGCACACGGCACGGACAGCTTCGCCCAATTCTGGATGCACGCCCGCCACCTGATGGTCGAGGGCGAAAAGATGTCCAAGAGCAAGGGCAATTTTTATACCGTGCGACAAGTCCTCGACGGCGCGGTCACCGGCAACACGGTCGATCCGGCGGTGCTGCGCCTCGAACTTATCAAAGCCCAGTACCGCAGCAACCTCAACTTCACCCGCAAGGGGCTCGAAGACTCCGCCAGCGCGGTGCGCAAGCTGCGAACGTACGTGGACGGGTTGGGCGACATCAAGCCGGCCGACGTTGGGATGGAGCATCCCTTCGTCGTGCGTTTTGTCGAAGCGCTTGCCGATGACCTCAACACCGCCGGGGCCCTGGGCGAGGTGTTCGGCTACCTGAACGAACCCGACACCGACCCGGCGGTTGCGCTGGGGGTGCTCAAGCAGTTCGATGTAGTCTTGGGTGTGCTGAGCCCCACAGCGGCTGGCAGCACAAGCGATGACAGCGCGGTCGATCAACAAGTCGCTGCGCTCGACGCAGCCCGCGCCGCCAAAGACTTCGCCGCGTCCGACGCGATCCGTGCCGAGCTCGAAGCCGCGGGCTACGACGTCAAAACCACCAAGGACGGCACCGTGGCAACCAAGCGATTGGCGTAA
- a CDS encoding CDP-alcohol phosphatidyltransferase family protein: MIARKNIPNLLTVLRLVLAAVFFGVLAFYQFNAGVAWLLIPAIVLFIAAAATDAMDGYYARRWQVESKFGRIMDPFCDKVLVLGALVFLAGPGFTSYDAHVIATRGWVAHSSSHMSGVYPWMVVVMLSRELLVTGIRGELEGSGHRFGANVWGKLKMILQSIVVPAVLLIVFIREVTSDTTDLTWLRWVRDVLVYATVLVTILSGLPYITGAIKIARAQEKAGGD, from the coding sequence GTGATCGCCCGCAAAAACATCCCGAACCTGCTCACCGTCCTCCGGCTGGTGCTCGCGGCGGTGTTCTTCGGCGTCCTCGCGTTCTACCAGTTCAACGCCGGCGTGGCGTGGCTCCTCATCCCCGCGATCGTCCTGTTTATCGCCGCCGCGGCGACCGACGCCATGGACGGCTACTACGCCCGCCGATGGCAGGTCGAGTCGAAGTTCGGCCGAATCATGGACCCGTTCTGCGACAAGGTGCTGGTGCTGGGTGCGCTGGTGTTTCTCGCTGGGCCGGGGTTTACTTCGTACGACGCGCATGTGATCGCAACGCGCGGCTGGGTAGCGCATTCCTCTTCACACATGTCTGGCGTCTACCCGTGGATGGTCGTCGTCATGCTGTCGCGTGAACTCTTAGTCACAGGTATCCGCGGCGAACTCGAAGGTAGCGGGCATAGGTTCGGCGCGAACGTGTGGGGGAAGCTGAAGATGATTCTCCAATCCATCGTCGTCCCGGCGGTGTTGCTGATCGTCTTCATCCGTGAAGTCACCAGCGACACAACCGACCTGACTTGGCTGCGATGGGTGCGCGATGTGCTCGTCTACGCCACGGTACTTGTGACGATCCTCAGCGGGCTGCCCTACATCACCGGGGCGATCAAGATCGCGCGGGCGCAAGAGAAGGCCGGCGGGGATTGA
- a CDS encoding NAD(P)/FAD-dependent oxidoreductase, which translates to MAANHTHIAIIGGGAAGMMAAIFAGRNAPDGTRVAVFDGAKKLGAKILIAGGGRCNVTHDIVNPVDYFGGASRNTVKKILKSFSVKETTAFFAALGVELKREETGKLFPVTDKARTVLDALQRAMSNAGVEVFTEHRVTNIQVASGTGFQPVEGPNHRQDACATRHFMIQTSRGPYTADRVVLATGGEALPASGSDGAAYEIIERLGHTVTETWPALVPLLLQDGHFLMSLSGIALDAELTLSGSTGKALHKQQGAMLLTHFGLSGPAAMDMSRHLRPGKAVSGKSKLTVSFCPDLTFEQLEQVWLDAAKQHPTRAIQTQLRLRFPERFAQAILDKYLGIELDLPLARLSRDDRRALCHALTALPLPVVGDRGFKFAEVTAGGVPMDEVTTATMASKRCDGLYLCGEVLDVDGRIGGYNFQWAWCSGRLAGLAAATPGA; encoded by the coding sequence ATGGCCGCCAACCACACCCACATCGCGATCATCGGCGGCGGCGCGGCCGGGATGATGGCGGCGATCTTCGCGGGCCGCAATGCACCCGACGGCACGCGCGTCGCCGTATTCGACGGGGCCAAAAAACTCGGCGCAAAGATCCTCATCGCCGGGGGCGGGCGCTGCAACGTCACGCACGACATCGTCAACCCTGTCGACTACTTCGGCGGCGCATCGCGCAACACGGTCAAGAAAATCCTCAAGTCCTTCAGCGTCAAGGAGACGACCGCTTTTTTCGCGGCGCTCGGTGTCGAGCTCAAACGCGAGGAGACCGGCAAGCTCTTCCCCGTCACCGACAAGGCCCGCACCGTACTCGACGCGTTGCAACGCGCGATGAGCAACGCCGGCGTCGAAGTGTTCACCGAACACCGCGTCACCAACATCCAGGTGGCCAGTGGCACAGGCTTCCAGCCTGTGGAAGGCCCCAACCACAGGCAGGATGCCTGTGCCACCAGGCACTTCATGATCCAGACCTCGCGCGGCCCGTACACCGCCGACCGCGTCGTCCTCGCCACCGGCGGCGAGGCCCTCCCCGCCTCGGGCAGCGACGGCGCGGCCTACGAAATCATCGAACGCCTGGGCCACACCGTCACCGAGACCTGGCCCGCGCTCGTCCCGCTCCTTTTGCAAGACGGCCACTTCCTCATGTCCCTCTCGGGCATCGCCCTCGACGCCGAACTCACCCTCTCGGGCAGCACCGGCAAAGCGCTGCACAAGCAGCAAGGCGCGATGCTGCTCACGCACTTCGGGCTCTCGGGCCCCGCAGCGATGGACATGAGCCGGCACCTCCGCCCCGGGAAAGCGGTCAGCGGCAAGTCCAAGCTCACCGTGAGCTTCTGCCCCGACCTCACCTTCGAACAGCTCGAACAGGTCTGGCTCGACGCCGCCAAACAGCACCCGACCCGGGCCATCCAGACCCAGCTTCGGCTGCGTTTCCCCGAGCGTTTCGCGCAGGCGATTCTCGACAAGTACTTGGGTATCGAACTCGACCTCCCGCTGGCTCGACTTAGTCGGGACGACCGGCGGGCGCTGTGCCACGCGCTGACCGCCCTGCCGCTGCCGGTAGTCGGCGACCGCGGGTTCAAGTTCGCCGAGGTCACGGCCGGGGGCGTGCCGATGGACGAAGTCACGACCGCGACGATGGCGAGCAAACGCTGCGACGGGCTCTACCTCTGCGGCGAGGTGCTCGACGTCGACGGCCGCATCGGCGGGTACAACTTCCAATGGGCCTGGTGCAGCGGCCGCCTCGCGGGCCTCGCGGCGGCGACGCCGGGCGCATAA
- a CDS encoding S1 RNA-binding domain-containing protein, with protein MEANAPQPTEPTDATDADKPVEAQDQAPAAPEPTPAPATEQDLDAELQAALGDDNIESLMDQAQQQHAELEKPKGEGAADEEVHTEMRRGRITAVRGEDVFVDVQGSTGRLQGVVPLQQFDRAPRLGSIMDFVVDKVDEGQGLMFLSREGAISRTNWDNLGRGSTVEARVTGKNKGGLELELVGNIRAFMPMSQVDIHHLEDDAIEAFVGQKIPALVTEIDRKHKKVMLSRRAHLERQRKQDKTKLMATLEVGQTVEGTVSKLMPFGAFVDIGGVDGLVHVSDMSYSHVKNPGDVVKQGEKVQVKVLKIEAEKDRIALGMKQIQPDPWDAVSATVHVGEEVTGRVVRTANFGAFIQLEQGVEALLPISEISWKRIHRAEDAISVGQSLRLKVLTMDPAKQRMSLSLKQTTGDPWSQAAGKYAEDTKVTGKVVSVQDFGAFVELEEGVEGLVHISELADQRVNQVTDIVKVGEEKEFRIKSIDTDNHKISLSLRKDSGPKGGGGQGGGGRRGRDNEEMTHIQPAKKKIDQSKLKGGMDLGGIGLGGLSMDSLKKK; from the coding sequence ATGGAAGCCAACGCCCCCCAGCCGACCGAACCCACCGACGCCACCGACGCCGACAAGCCCGTCGAAGCGCAGGACCAAGCCCCGGCCGCGCCGGAGCCGACCCCGGCGCCCGCCACCGAGCAGGACCTCGACGCCGAGCTCCAGGCCGCGCTGGGCGATGACAACATCGAATCCCTGATGGACCAGGCACAGCAGCAGCACGCCGAGCTCGAGAAACCCAAGGGCGAAGGCGCGGCCGACGAAGAAGTCCATACCGAGATGCGTCGCGGACGCATCACCGCCGTGCGTGGCGAAGACGTCTTTGTCGATGTCCAGGGCTCCACCGGCCGACTCCAGGGCGTCGTGCCCCTCCAGCAATTCGACCGCGCCCCGCGTCTGGGCTCGATCATGGACTTCGTCGTCGACAAGGTCGATGAGGGCCAGGGACTCATGTTCCTCTCCCGCGAGGGCGCGATCTCACGCACCAACTGGGACAACCTCGGCCGAGGCAGCACCGTCGAGGCCCGCGTCACCGGCAAAAACAAGGGCGGCCTCGAGCTCGAGCTCGTCGGCAACATCCGCGCGTTCATGCCCATGAGCCAGGTCGACATCCACCACCTCGAAGACGACGCCATCGAAGCCTTCGTCGGCCAGAAGATCCCCGCGCTCGTCACCGAGATCGACCGCAAGCACAAGAAGGTCATGCTCAGCCGACGCGCCCACCTCGAGCGCCAACGCAAGCAGGACAAGACCAAACTCATGGCCACGCTCGAGGTCGGCCAGACCGTCGAGGGCACCGTCTCCAAGCTTATGCCCTTTGGCGCGTTCGTCGATATCGGCGGGGTCGACGGCCTCGTCCACGTCTCGGACATGTCCTACAGCCACGTCAAAAACCCCGGCGACGTCGTCAAGCAGGGCGAAAAGGTCCAGGTCAAGGTCCTGAAGATCGAGGCCGAGAAAGACCGCATCGCGCTTGGCATGAAGCAGATCCAGCCCGACCCGTGGGACGCCGTGAGCGCGACCGTCCACGTCGGCGAAGAGGTCACGGGCCGGGTCGTCCGCACCGCGAACTTCGGCGCGTTCATCCAGCTCGAGCAAGGCGTCGAGGCGCTGCTGCCGATCAGCGAGATCAGCTGGAAGCGAATCCACCGGGCCGAGGACGCGATCAGTGTCGGCCAGTCGCTGCGGCTCAAGGTGCTCACGATGGACCCCGCCAAGCAGCGCATGTCGCTGAGCCTGAAGCAGACGACGGGCGACCCGTGGTCCCAGGCCGCAGGTAAGTACGCCGAGGACACCAAGGTCACGGGCAAGGTCGTCAGCGTGCAGGACTTCGGCGCGTTCGTCGAGCTCGAAGAAGGCGTCGAGGGGCTCGTGCATATCTCCGAGCTGGCCGACCAACGCGTGAACCAGGTCACCGACATCGTCAAGGTCGGCGAGGAAAAAGAATTCCGCATCAAGAGCATCGACACGGACAACCACAAGATCTCGCTGTCGCTGCGTAAAGACAGCGGCCCGAAGGGCGGCGGCGGCCAGGGCGGCGGCGGGCGACGCGGCCGGGACAACGAAGAGATGACCCACATCCAGCCCGCCAAGAAGAAGATCGACCAGAGCAAACTCAAGGGCGGCATGGACCTCGGCGGCATCGGGCTCGGCGGGCTGTCCATGGATAGCTTGAAGAAGAAGTAA
- a CDS encoding DNA-3-methyladenine glycosylase gives MLRLLHLRDALLHEPRHPRRATPTGRTPPRALQPVEGLDTMQRNRTAKNKKPMRDTDLCSGPAKLCQALAIDRDLNAADLCTGDRLWVEQARARKLPTHRIASGPRIGIDYAGDWVDQPLRFWVKGNPHVSK, from the coding sequence GTGCTACGTCTACTTCACCTACGGGATGCACTACTGCATGAACCTCGTCACCCGCGACGAGCAACACCCACAGGCCGTACTCCTCCGCGCGCGCTCCAACCGGTCGAAGGCCTCGACACGATGCAACGAAACCGCACTGCAAAAAACAAAAAGCCCATGCGCGACACCGACCTCTGCTCGGGGCCCGCCAAGCTCTGCCAGGCCCTCGCCATCGACCGCGACCTCAACGCCGCCGACCTCTGCACCGGCGATCGGCTTTGGGTCGAGCAGGCCCGCGCCCGGAAGCTCCCCACCCACCGCATCGCCTCGGGACCACGCATCGGCATCGACTACGCCGGCGACTGGGTCGATCAGCCGCTACGGTTCTGGGTCAAGGGCAACCCGCACGTCAGCAAGTAG
- a CDS encoding CrcB family protein: MWKTLVGIAIAGAVGTLARYGLSTLIDRKFEHSFYGTLAANALGCLLFGVVLAWVLARVSTDPNHPARLILLTGFMGAFTTFSAYAYLSHDLIGRQQWGAALGHILAHNVLGIALFVAGLALGSKLA, from the coding sequence ATGTGGAAGACGCTGGTTGGCATCGCGATCGCCGGGGCCGTGGGCACCCTCGCCCGCTACGGGCTGAGCACGCTCATCGACCGAAAGTTCGAGCACAGCTTCTACGGCACGCTCGCCGCCAACGCGCTGGGCTGCCTGCTCTTCGGTGTCGTCCTCGCCTGGGTGCTCGCCCGGGTCTCGACCGACCCGAATCACCCGGCCCGGCTGATCCTGCTCACCGGCTTCATGGGCGCGTTCACCACGTTCTCGGCCTACGCCTACCTCAGCCACGACCTGATCGGCCGACAGCAGTGGGGCGCCGCGCTGGGTCACATCCTTGCGCACAACGTGCTGGGCATCGCGCTCTTCGTCGCCGGCCTGGCGCTGGGCAGCAAGCTCGCATAA